The stretch of DNA CAGGCTCGGTGGTCCCTTCCGCGAAATATTCACCGATCACCGTGTCCTCCCATCCCTCGCTCGATCCTTGCGCGAGGCCCATCAGGCTTTTCCCATCGACGGGCGCGGCTGGGGCAGGGGCCTTGGCGCCGGCAAGCTCGAGAAAGGTGGGCAGGAGATCGATCAATGAGGCATTCTGGCTGACGCGCCGCGGCGAGAGAGTACCGGGCCAGTGCATGATCAATGGTACGCGGATCGAGCGCTCGAAGAACACCATCTTGAACCATAGTCCGCGCTCTCCCAGCATGTCCCCATGGTCGGCCGTGACCATCACCACTGTATTGTCGGCAAAGCCAAGTGCCTTGAGCGGCCTGAGAATGCGCCCGACCAGATCATCCGCGTAAGAGGTCATGGCGTAATAGCCATGCCGTGCCGCGCGAATATGCTCGTCAGTAACGTCATACTCGCGGCGATCGTAGAGCTGCCACATGCGCCGGCTGAACGGGTCTCGCTGTTCTAGAGGAATATTGGGCACCGTCGGCATGTCGATGTCATCCAGCCGGTATTTATCCCAGAACGCCCGCGGCGCGAGATAGGGATCGTGCGGGTGCATATAAGAGACGGTGAGCAGGAAGGGCCGCTTATCCCGCGACCGCGCCGCATCATAGAGCCAGCGTTCGGCCTGCCAGGCGACCTCCTCGTCATAGTCGATCTCCAGCGTCCGGTCATAGGGACCGGCCTCGGTGATGCTGAGCATGTTGTGGAACCACCAATGGATCCGGTCCGGATCATCCCATGTCGGTGTCCAGCCATAGTCGCCGGGATAAACGTCCGTCGTCACCCTTTCCTCGAACCCGTGCAGCTGATCGGGGCCGACGAAATGCATCTTGCCCGCGAGGCAGGTGCGGTAGCCGGCAAGTCTGAGGTAATGGGCGAAGGTCGGAATCGCCGCCGGAAAATCCGAAGCATTGTCGAAGGCCTGGATCCGGCTGTTATGCTGTCCCGCCATCATCGAGAAGCGCGAGGGGCCGCACAGCGCGGAATTGCAGTAGAAATTCTCGAAGACCACCCCCTGATCCGCAAGTGCCGACATGTTTGGCGTTTGTACGATAGGGTGCCCATACACGGGCAGCGATTGCGGGCTCATCTGATCGAGCATGATCAGCACGATATTCGGTTGCACCAGGACCCCTCCCGTTTACCAATAGCTCACCGGGATCGACGATAGGCCCGCTTGAGGCGGCTTTGCCTCGATGCGACCGACGCGCGCGAGGACAATATCGACAAAGGATGCGATCGAGGCTTGGGGCGCGCAGTCATTCGCGCTATAGACCCCCGTTCGACAGACCTGATGAGGAAGAGTTGCGATGGCCAATGTGGTCGTTGTCGGCGCCCAGTGGGGCGACGAGGGCAAAGGCAAAATTGTGGACTGGCTTTCGGAACGCGCGAATGTGGTCGTGCGCTTCCAGGGCGGCCACAATGCCGGCCATACCCTGGTCATAGACGGTAAGACATACAAGCTCTCGCTGCTTCCCTCTGGCATTGTTCGTCCCGGCAAGCTCTCGGTCATCGGCAATGGCGTCGTGGTGGATCCATGGGCGCTGTGCGATGAGATCGAGCGGCTGAGTGCGCAAGGCGTCAAGGTCACGCGCGAGAATCTGCGGATCGCCGAGAATGCCGTGCTGATCCTGCCGCTTCACCGCGAGCTCGATGGGATCAGGGAGGAGGCCGCCGGCGCTGGCCAGATCGGCACCACCCGCCGCGGCATCGGTCCCGCCTACGAGGACAAGGTGGGCCGTCGCGCGATCCGTGTCATGGACCTGCAGGACCTCGACGCCCTCGGGGCAAAGATCGAGCGCTTGCTGGCGCATCACAATGCCCTGCGTCGGGGCCTTGGTGCCCCGGAGATCGATCCGGCCGCGCTGCATGCCGAATTATGCGAGGTCGCACCGAAGGTGCTGCCCTTCATGGATGCGGTCTGGATGCTGCTCGATGCCGAGCGTCGCGCGGGCAACCGCATCCTCTTCGAAGGCGCGCAAGGCGCGCTGCTCGATATCGATCACGGAACCTACCCCTTTGTCACCTCGTCCAACGTGGTGGCGGGGCAGGCCGCCACCGGCTCTGGCCTCGGGCCTGGTGCGATCGGCTATGTCTTGGGCATCGCCAAGGCTTACACCACCCGGGTGGGCGCCGGTCCCTTCCCGACCGAGCAGATCAATCCCATCGGCGAGCGGCTCGGTGAGAGAGGCCGCGAATTCGGCACGGTGACGGGGCGCAAGCGCCGCTGCGGCTGGTTTGACGCCGCCCTCGTGCGCCAGACCGTGAAGACCAGTGGCATCAATGGCATCGCCCTGACCAAGCTCGATGTGCTCGACGGGTTTGATGAGCTGCAGATTTGCGTGGGCTATATGCTCGATGGCCAACGCATCGATCATCTTCCCGCGAGCCAGGCGGCGCAGCTGCGCGTCCAGCCCATCTATGAGACGGTCGACGGCTGGTCCGAATCAACCTATGGCGCGCGCAGCTGGGCCGATCTCCCGGCTCAGGCTGTGAAATATGTGCGCCATATCGAGGAGCTGATCGAGTGTCCCGTCGCATTGCTCTCCACCAGCCCCGAGCGTGACGACACGATTCTCATGCACGATCCCTTCGAGGACTGAGAATTTCGGTCAGATCAGGATTTCCTGGTCGGCTGTTGTACTGGGCTTGCGCATCTTCGCAAGATCCCGCAGAGTGGGCACATGTTCCGAGGGGTGCGCCGCGAGGCGCTGAGATGCTCGGAAGGCCGGAAGCCTTCAGAAGAGCGAACCCTTCGAACCTGATCCGGGTCATGCCGGCGAAGGGACTGGAACCTGTTGCACTTCCCTCCAGCTCCGCCTCCGTTTCCCGGGTCTCCTTCACGATTTGAGGAGATCTGACCATGAACAAGCCCGCCAAGCCGAAGGACTTCGAGCCGCTCAAGGTGACCACCGGGCCCTTGCCCGCGAGCAGCAAGATCTATGTTTCACCCGCCGCAGCGCCGGATCTGCGCGTGCCCTTCCGAGAGATCGGTTTGCATGCCAGCGCCGGGGAGCCGCCGGTCCGCGTCTATGACACCTCCGGTCCCTACACCGACCCACAGGCCGCCATTCATGTGGAAAAGGGCCTGCCCCGCGCCCGCACCGCTTGGGTGCTCGAGCGCGGCGGGGTTGAGGCCTATAATGGCCGCGTGATCAAGCCGGAAGACAATGGCAATGTCGGCCAGAAGCATCTGGCCAAGGCCTTCCCCATCGCCCAT from Rhodoligotrophos sp. CJ14 encodes:
- a CDS encoding adenylosuccinate synthase is translated as MANVVVVGAQWGDEGKGKIVDWLSERANVVVRFQGGHNAGHTLVIDGKTYKLSLLPSGIVRPGKLSVIGNGVVVDPWALCDEIERLSAQGVKVTRENLRIAENAVLILPLHRELDGIREEAAGAGQIGTTRRGIGPAYEDKVGRRAIRVMDLQDLDALGAKIERLLAHHNALRRGLGAPEIDPAALHAELCEVAPKVLPFMDAVWMLLDAERRAGNRILFEGAQGALLDIDHGTYPFVTSSNVVAGQAATGSGLGPGAIGYVLGIAKAYTTRVGAGPFPTEQINPIGERLGERGREFGTVTGRKRRCGWFDAALVRQTVKTSGINGIALTKLDVLDGFDELQICVGYMLDGQRIDHLPASQAAQLRVQPIYETVDGWSESTYGARSWADLPAQAVKYVRHIEELIECPVALLSTSPERDDTILMHDPFED
- the betC gene encoding choline-sulfatase — translated: MQPNIVLIMLDQMSPQSLPVYGHPIVQTPNMSALADQGVVFENFYCNSALCGPSRFSMMAGQHNSRIQAFDNASDFPAAIPTFAHYLRLAGYRTCLAGKMHFVGPDQLHGFEERVTTDVYPGDYGWTPTWDDPDRIHWWFHNMLSITEAGPYDRTLEIDYDEEVAWQAERWLYDAARSRDKRPFLLTVSYMHPHDPYLAPRAFWDKYRLDDIDMPTVPNIPLEQRDPFSRRMWQLYDRREYDVTDEHIRAARHGYYAMTSYADDLVGRILRPLKALGFADNTVVMVTADHGDMLGERGLWFKMVFFERSIRVPLIMHWPGTLSPRRVSQNASLIDLLPTFLELAGAKAPAPAAPVDGKSLMGLAQGSSEGWEDTVIGEYFAEGTTEPVFMIKRGQYKYITAAGDPPQLFDLQADPHELVNLAGNPDYSELAHRFASEAADHWDSAALRAQVIASQRARLLVQEALLTGKITPWDYQPHFDATRQYNRNYGGELYDTDRRARIPYREEPPKREVGE